The Gammaproteobacteria bacterium DNA window AGTGATTATGGAGTATTTTGATGAGAGATTTCCGCATCCTCCATTGATGCCTGTTGATCCAGTGTCTCGATCAAAGTCTCGTCTAGCTTTGTTTCATATAGAAAAAGACTGGTATGCCCCAGTTGATGCCATTATTAATGGAGATGCTGCTGAGAGTGAGCAGGCCCGCAAAATTCTGGAAGACAGTTTAATTAGTTCAATTGAATTATTCAGCGTGAAGCCTTTTTTCTTAAGCGATGAATTTAGCCTGGTTGATTGTTCTATTGCACCGCTGCTATGGAGATTGCCTAGTTTGAATATCAATCTTCCAGCAGATGCCAAAGCAATTGTTGAATATGGTAATCGAGTGTTTGATCGTCCTTCGTTCCGGAGTAGTTTGTCGGAAGAAGAATTAGAGATGCGACCAATTTAAGTTGTATGTAAATATAAAGATTCTTGGAAATAAAACTGATTCTTTTATTGTCTTTTCTTGGTTTTAATGGATAGACGATGACTTCTACCAGACCATATTTAATCCGCGCCATGATTGAGTGGATTTTAGATAACGGCATGACACCGCACCTGCTTGTTGATACTAAAGACGAGAATGTTCATGTTCCCAGACAATACGAACAAGAAGGTAAAATAGTACTTAATATTAGTCCTACAGCGACACAAGACTTGGATATTAGTGATGAAGCGGTTACCTTTAACGCCCGCTTTGATGGTGAGGCAACCTCTGTTTATATCCCTATAGGGTTTGTATTGGCTATATATACACGTGAAAATGGGCAGGGCATGATGTTTGGTGATGACAATGAAATCACCCCACCCCCTGATCCAGATAATACTTCAACAAAACGATCTCATTTGAAAGTCGTTAAGTAATAGTCTTTAACTTAACTCTCTGTTATTTGCTTATTAGATAGCCGCTGCGATGCATAAAAGCCGACTAGTGTGAAAAGTATATTGCTTAATAGTGTG harbors:
- a CDS encoding glutathione S-transferase N-terminal domain-containing protein, which encodes MALIANRRSVMTLFSDPACIQSHRTRIVLSEKDITADVVQIDENNKPEDLSELNPYNSVPTLVDRDLVLYDSRVIMEYFDERFPHPPLMPVDPVSRSKSRLALFHIEKDWYAPVDAIINGDAAESEQARKILEDSLISSIELFSVKPFFLSDEFSLVDCSIAPLLWRLPSLNINLPADAKAIVEYGNRVFDRPSFRSSLSEEELEMRPI
- a CDS encoding ClpXP protease specificity-enhancing factor, coding for MTSTRPYLIRAMIEWILDNGMTPHLLVDTKDENVHVPRQYEQEGKIVLNISPTATQDLDISDEAVTFNARFDGEATSVYIPIGFVLAIYTRENGQGMMFGDDNEITPPPDPDNTSTKRSHLKVVK